The Pseudomonadota bacterium genome includes a region encoding these proteins:
- a CDS encoding DUF2652 domain-containing protein encodes MPGRDLQAVLLLADISGYTRFMLSNRKARLHATVFITHLLSAVIDEVREPLGVIEVEGDAVFCVAAREFVGRPWPELRASFSRLVKGVFERFERERDALAVNNPCGCTACHNLLELDMKLIVHTGEVTRTDLAGRVGYAGVDVIWAHRLLKNHVNAKRYVLFTRPAFDLLEQGSNLDVRSLTETDEELGTMEVLVHEPACTTQRPPFNLVRCVAQGFWLAWRTLLLFLGMRPANRFEGH; translated from the coding sequence ATGCCTGGTCGCGATCTGCAGGCGGTCTTGTTGCTTGCCGACATCTCCGGTTACACCCGCTTCATGCTGAGCAACCGCAAGGCGCGGCTTCACGCCACGGTATTCATCACGCATCTTCTCAGTGCTGTGATCGACGAGGTGCGTGAGCCGCTGGGTGTGATAGAGGTAGAAGGCGACGCCGTCTTCTGCGTGGCCGCTCGAGAGTTTGTGGGCCGACCATGGCCTGAGCTGCGTGCGTCGTTCTCACGTCTGGTGAAAGGTGTCTTCGAGCGGTTCGAACGCGAGCGCGATGCACTCGCAGTCAACAATCCGTGTGGTTGCACAGCCTGCCATAACCTTCTCGAGCTCGACATGAAGCTCATCGTTCACACGGGTGAGGTGACGCGCACTGATCTGGCGGGGCGTGTGGGCTACGCAGGGGTCGATGTCATCTGGGCGCACCGTCTGCTCAAGAATCACGTGAATGCGAAGCGCTACGTGCTGTTTACCCGCCCGGCCTTCGATCTGCTCGAGCAGGGCTCGAATCTTGATGTGAGGTCGCTGACTGAGACTGATGAAGAGCTCGGCACGATGGAGGTGCTCGTTCACGAGCCTGCGTGCACGACGCAGCGACCTCCATTCAATCTCGTTCGGTGTGTGGCGCAGGGATTCTGGTTGGCGTGGCGCACCCTGCTGCTCTTCCTCGGGATGCGGCCGGCGAATCGGTTCGAAGGCCACTGA